The Hyphomicrobiales bacterium genome has a window encoding:
- a CDS encoding Aminotransferase class III-fold pyridoxal phosphate-dependent enzyme yields the protein MTDSWLRGVAEQFGIVGALRQLGGEHDLNFRGTTPQGDVIVKAMRPQGEPALIDQQCAAITHALAADPALPLPRLLPAQGTRFWQNVTDAQGRQRMVWVQHAFEGLPMGEAGPQPPVVLSELGGLAARLDLALRDFKVAASPDAEKWDLAKAGWIKLHLDVLDGSRRDLVAEIVAAYEVLQPVLDRLPRQTIHNDLNDFNILVQPRLGEPARISGLIDFGDMTMGPRVCEIAIAAAYAILDHETPEAALAAFVAGYHVVSPLSAEEIGLIWPLLRMRLAVSVVNSTIQAKGRPDDPYVTISQAPAWRLLENPAIDGELMGARLRSACGLPVTDAAGRIASWIAARRGNFAPVLGRALDGLPIGSLAVAEATVPQNPFSMRADEARNLGAAIGIDSQWWLGQYGEPRLVYTDKAFRKGPWLASSRRTIHMAVDIFAPAGEPVRAPLAGRVALAENRKGHLDYGGVVILEHRTPEGDVFHTLYGHLAADGAAKLKQGQEIAAGETFAKLGPAEENGGWEPHLHFQLALTLDGMGHDWPGVADPDDWALWQAICPNPAALLNLPDDVVAYRPVDEDALLAERKARFGANLKLSYKRPVTFLRGWRHHLFDTMGRPYLDAYNNVPHVGHAHPRIRAVAMDQLARMNSNTRYLHPAPMALAERLTAKLPQELEVCFFVNSGSEANELALRLARAASGGYDIVTPDHGYHGNTTGAIDISAYKFNKPNMGGRKPWVQLVDVADDYRGRFRRDDPDRALHYAGQVDGALAAIAARGGKVAGFIAETFPSVGGQIIPPPGYLAAVYERIRAAGGICIADEVQTGLGRLGDYYFGFEQQGVRPDIVVLGKPLGNGHPIGAVITTRAIAERFAEGPEYFSTFGGSNLSCRIASEVLDIVEDEGLSANAKAMGDKLLAGMRELAKDYPCVGDVRGIGLFLGLELVTNRETLEPATDAAAHVMNRLRDMRILVGREGPADNILKIRPPLTVGADDVEMILDRLRICLREVEAAR from the coding sequence ATGACCGATAGCTGGTTGCGTGGGGTTGCCGAGCAGTTCGGTATCGTGGGCGCGCTGCGGCAGCTCGGCGGCGAGCACGACCTCAACTTCCGTGGAACGACGCCGCAGGGCGACGTCATCGTCAAGGCGATGCGCCCGCAGGGCGAGCCGGCCCTGATCGACCAGCAATGCGCCGCGATCACCCACGCGCTCGCAGCCGACCCGGCCCTGCCGCTGCCGCGCCTGCTGCCGGCGCAAGGGACGCGCTTCTGGCAGAATGTAACGGATGCGCAGGGCCGCCAGCGGATGGTCTGGGTCCAGCACGCCTTCGAAGGTCTTCCGATGGGCGAAGCCGGGCCGCAGCCGCCCGTCGTCCTGTCCGAACTCGGTGGGCTGGCTGCCCGGCTCGATCTCGCCTTGCGCGATTTCAAAGTCGCCGCTTCCCCCGACGCGGAGAAATGGGATCTGGCCAAGGCCGGCTGGATCAAGCTGCATCTCGACGTACTCGACGGTTCTCGGCGCGACCTCGTCGCGGAGATCGTCGCCGCCTACGAGGTCTTGCAGCCCGTGCTCGACCGTCTGCCGCGCCAGACGATCCATAACGACCTCAACGACTTCAACATCCTCGTCCAGCCGCGCCTCGGCGAGCCCGCTCGCATCAGCGGGCTGATCGACTTCGGCGACATGACGATGGGTCCGCGCGTCTGCGAGATCGCCATCGCAGCCGCCTATGCCATCCTCGATCACGAGACGCCGGAAGCAGCGCTCGCCGCCTTCGTCGCCGGCTATCATGTCGTCTCGCCCTTGAGCGCCGAGGAGATCGGCCTGATCTGGCCGCTCCTGCGCATGCGGCTCGCCGTCAGCGTCGTGAACTCGACGATTCAAGCCAAGGGCCGCCCCGACGACCCATATGTCACCATCTCGCAGGCCCCGGCTTGGCGGCTGCTGGAAAACCCGGCCATCGACGGCGAACTGATGGGCGCGCGCCTGCGCAGCGCCTGCGGCCTGCCGGTCACCGATGCCGCAGGCCGCATCGCGAGCTGGATCGCCGCGCGGCGCGGAAACTTCGCCCCGGTGCTCGGCCGCGCGCTCGACGGGCTCCCTATCGGCTCGCTCGCCGTCGCCGAGGCCACGGTCCCGCAAAACCCCTTCAGCATGCGCGCCGACGAGGCCCGCAATCTCGGCGCCGCGATCGGCATCGACTCGCAATGGTGGCTTGGCCAATATGGCGAGCCGCGGCTGGTCTACACCGACAAGGCCTTCCGCAAGGGTCCCTGGCTCGCCTCGAGCCGCCGCACCATCCACATGGCGGTCGACATCTTCGCGCCTGCCGGCGAGCCGGTCCGCGCCCCATTGGCCGGCCGGGTCGCGCTGGCCGAGAACCGCAAGGGCCATCTCGACTATGGCGGCGTCGTCATCCTCGAGCACCGCACGCCGGAAGGCGACGTCTTCCACACGCTCTACGGCCACCTTGCCGCCGATGGCGCGGCGAAGCTGAAGCAAGGCCAGGAGATCGCGGCGGGCGAAACCTTTGCCAAACTCGGCCCTGCCGAGGAGAATGGCGGCTGGGAGCCGCATCTGCATTTCCAGCTCGCGCTCACCCTCGACGGCATGGGCCATGACTGGCCGGGCGTTGCCGACCCCGACGACTGGGCACTCTGGCAGGCGATCTGCCCGAACCCCGCCGCCCTGCTCAACCTGCCCGACGACGTCGTCGCCTACCGGCCTGTCGACGAGGACGCGCTGCTGGCCGAGCGCAAGGCCCGCTTCGGCGCCAATCTGAAGCTCAGCTACAAGCGCCCTGTCACCTTCCTCCGCGGCTGGCGCCATCACCTCTTCGACACGATGGGGCGGCCCTATCTCGACGCCTACAACAACGTGCCCCATGTCGGCCACGCCCATCCGCGCATCCGCGCCGTCGCGATGGACCAGCTCGCGCGGATGAACTCCAACACGCGCTATCTGCATCCCGCGCCGATGGCACTGGCCGAGCGCCTCACCGCCAAGCTGCCGCAGGAGCTGGAAGTCTGCTTCTTCGTGAATTCCGGCTCGGAAGCGAACGAGCTGGCGCTGCGCCTCGCCCGTGCAGCGAGCGGCGGCTACGACATCGTCACGCCCGATCACGGCTATCACGGCAACACCACCGGCGCGATCGACATATCCGCCTACAAGTTCAACAAGCCGAACATGGGCGGCCGCAAGCCCTGGGTGCAGCTCGTCGACGTCGCCGACGATTATCGCGGCCGTTTCCGCCGCGACGATCCCGACCGGGCGCTGCACTACGCCGGGCAGGTCGACGGCGCGCTGGCGGCCATCGCCGCACGCGGCGGCAAGGTCGCCGGCTTCATCGCCGAGACCTTCCCGAGCGTCGGCGGCCAGATCATCCCGCCGCCGGGCTATCTCGCCGCGGTCTATGAGCGCATTCGTGCCGCCGGCGGCATCTGCATCGCCGACGAGGTCCAGACCGGGCTCGGGCGCCTCGGCGACTATTATTTCGGCTTCGAACAGCAGGGCGTCCGCCCCGACATCGTCGTGCTCGGCAAGCCGCTCGGCAACGGACACCCCATCGGCGCGGTGATCACCACCCGCGCCATCGCCGAGCGCTTCGCGGAAGGCCCCGAATATTTCTCGACCTTCGGCGGCTCGAACCTGTCCTGCCGCATCGCCTCCGAGGTGCTCGACATCGTCGAGGACGAGGGGCTTTCCGCCAATGCCAAGGCGATGGGCGACAAGCTGCTCGCCGGCATGCGCGAGCTGGCGAAGGACTATCCTTGCGTCGGCGACGTCCGCGGCATCGGCCTCTTCCTCGGCCTCGAACTGGTCACGAATCGTGAGACATTGGAGCCCGCGACCGACGCGGCGGCCCATGTCATGAACCGCCTGCGCGACATGCGCATCCTGGTCGGGCGCGAGGGGCCGGCCGACAACATCCTCAAGATCCGCCCGCCGCTGACGGTCGGCGCGGATGATGTCGAGATGATCCTCGACCGGCTCAGGATCTGCCTGCGCGAGGTCGAAGCCGCGCGCTGA
- a CDS encoding Inositol monophosphatase produces MSDAIATELLAFAGRLADEGRAIVGEAVQTAHKIDLKADQSFVTATDRAIEKRLRERIEAAYPGHGILGEEFGSYGLDREFVWVIDPIDGTAPFIAGIPVYGILIGIARAGRPWLGVMDLPATRERMSGISGISAQHNGVPVRCKPCDALAGAFLTSSNPRFLTEAEREALGRLDREVAFTQYGGSCYSYGCLARGNTDLAVDGGLDPFDVFATAAIIEGAGGIVSDWGGKPIDLGWKGQIAAAGDRRLHGHALAKLASAG; encoded by the coding sequence ATGAGCGACGCCATCGCCACCGAACTTCTGGCCTTCGCCGGCCGCCTTGCCGATGAAGGCCGCGCCATCGTCGGCGAGGCGGTGCAGACGGCTCACAAGATCGACCTCAAGGCCGATCAGAGCTTCGTCACCGCGACCGACCGCGCCATCGAGAAGCGCCTGCGCGAGCGCATCGAAGCCGCCTATCCCGGCCACGGCATCCTCGGCGAGGAATTCGGCTCCTACGGCCTCGACCGTGAATTCGTTTGGGTCATCGACCCGATCGACGGCACGGCCCCGTTCATCGCCGGCATCCCTGTCTATGGCATCCTGATCGGCATCGCCCGGGCGGGCCGCCCCTGGCTCGGCGTGATGGACCTGCCGGCAACGCGCGAGCGCATGTCCGGGATTTCCGGCATATCCGCACAGCACAACGGCGTGCCCGTTCGCTGCAAGCCTTGCGACGCGCTGGCGGGCGCCTTCCTGACCAGCTCGAATCCGCGCTTCCTCACCGAGGCTGAGCGGGAGGCCCTGGGCCGGCTCGACCGAGAGGTCGCCTTCACCCAATACGGCGGAAGCTGCTACTCCTATGGCTGTCTGGCGCGCGGCAACACGGACCTCGCCGTCGACGGCGGCCTCGATCCCTTCGACGTCTTCGCCACGGCGGCGATCATCGAGGGCGCGGGCGGAATCGTCAGCGACTGGGGCGGAAAGCCGATCGACCTGGGCTGGAAGGGCCAGATCGCGGCGGCGGGCGACCGCAGGCTGCACGGCCATGCACTGGCGAAGCTTGCATCCGCCGGCTGA
- the yhdZ gene encoding putative ABC transporter ATP-binding subunit YhdZ (Evidence 3 : Putative function from multiple computational evidences), whose protein sequence is MTSPAQITLDKVSKRFGSFQALKEVSLTVGKGEKLVVCGPSGSGKSTMIRCINGLESHDSGRITVNGTVLADERSAMAVRREVGMVFQSFNLFPHLTVLKNLMLAQRLVRRKDKDAARETAMGYLKRVRIADQADKYPIQLSGGQQQRVAIARALCMNPQIMLFDEPTSALDPEMISEVLDVMTDLARDGMTMVCVTHEMGFARSVADRIVFMDAGEIVETATPHDFFSKPRSERARQFLGQILSH, encoded by the coding sequence ATGACGTCGCCCGCACAGATCACGCTGGACAAGGTTTCCAAGCGCTTCGGCTCCTTCCAGGCCCTGAAGGAGGTCAGCCTCACCGTCGGAAAAGGCGAGAAACTCGTCGTCTGCGGGCCGTCCGGCTCGGGCAAGTCGACGATGATTCGCTGCATTAACGGGCTCGAAAGCCATGACAGCGGCCGCATCACCGTCAACGGCACCGTTCTGGCCGATGAGCGCAGCGCCATGGCGGTGCGCCGCGAGGTCGGCATGGTGTTCCAGAGCTTCAACCTGTTCCCGCATCTGACGGTGCTGAAGAACCTGATGCTGGCGCAGCGCCTCGTCCGCCGGAAGGACAAGGACGCAGCGCGCGAGACCGCGATGGGCTATCTCAAGCGGGTCCGCATCGCCGATCAGGCCGACAAGTACCCGATCCAGCTCTCGGGCGGCCAGCAGCAACGCGTCGCCATCGCCCGCGCGCTCTGCATGAACCCCCAGATCATGCTGTTCGACGAGCCGACCTCGGCCCTCGACCCCGAGATGATCTCCGAGGTTCTGGACGTGATGACCGACCTCGCCCGCGACGGCATGACCATGGTCTGCGTCACCCATGAGATGGGCTTCGCCCGCTCCGTGGCCGACCGGATCGTCTTCATGGATGCCGGCGAGATCGTCGAGACCGCCACGCCGCACGACTTCTTCTCGAAACCGCGCAGCGAGCGCGCCCGCCAGTTCCTGGGCCAGATCCTTTCCCACTGA
- the occM gene encoding Octopine transport system permease protein OccM, which translates to MSFDIDLILTSLPQIAAGIGLTLKLLFLSMTLGLMLAIVILLLRISGRRYLVWPAMAYIYFLRGTPILVQIFIIYHGLPQFEAVRESIFWPILRQPFGCCVVALTLNSSAYISEILRGGVLGVDKGVNEAARALGLSPRQRFVYITAPIAVRLALPAYSNEFISMMKATALASTVTLMEITGVARTIVSKTFAPFEIFIAAALIYLAMAWFFQFCFGHLEAYASRYVKRDASA; encoded by the coding sequence ATGAGCTTCGACATCGACCTGATCCTGACCAGCCTGCCGCAGATCGCCGCCGGCATCGGGCTGACGCTGAAGCTGCTCTTCCTGTCGATGACCTTGGGGCTGATGCTCGCCATCGTCATCCTGCTCCTGCGGATCAGCGGACGGCGTTATCTCGTCTGGCCGGCGATGGCCTATATCTACTTCCTGCGCGGCACGCCGATCCTGGTGCAGATCTTCATCATCTACCACGGCCTGCCGCAGTTCGAGGCGGTCCGCGAAAGCATCTTCTGGCCGATCCTGCGCCAGCCCTTCGGTTGCTGCGTCGTCGCGCTAACGCTCAACAGCTCGGCCTATATCTCGGAGATCCTGCGCGGCGGCGTTCTCGGTGTCGACAAGGGCGTCAACGAGGCCGCCCGGGCGCTCGGCCTCTCGCCGCGCCAGCGCTTCGTCTACATCACGGCGCCGATCGCCGTGCGTCTCGCGCTCCCGGCCTACAGCAACGAGTTCATCTCGATGATGAAGGCGACCGCGCTCGCCAGCACCGTGACGCTGATGGAAATCACCGGCGTCGCCCGCACCATCGTCTCCAAGACCTTCGCGCCCTTCGAGATCTTCATCGCCGCGGCGCTGATCTACCTGGCCATGGCCTGGTTCTTCCAGTTCTGCTTCGGCCATCTCGAAGCCTATGCCAGCCGCTATGTGAAGAGGGATGCCTCGGCATGA
- the hisQ gene encoding lysine/arginine/ornithine ABC transporter/histidine ABC transporter, membrane subunit HisQ codes for MAALSGWWDDFFFGTLMVLRVFVAALVLAVIFGLLGASAKLSRSRAAQTLAKAYTVIFRGTPELVVLLLFYFGTAIVLTRIVHLYDPQIKFVDMPPFWAGALAIGLIVGSYMTETFRGAFLGVPHGQVEAAYALGLTKGHTFFYVRMPQMWRLALPNFGNHMLSVMKDTALISVIGLEEIVFVGELATSVTHQPFLMYMTVAVIYLAITTAITLLVWALERYANRHMEAAR; via the coding sequence ATGGCCGCGCTTTCCGGCTGGTGGGATGATTTCTTCTTCGGAACCCTGATGGTTCTGAGGGTATTCGTGGCCGCCCTCGTCCTGGCGGTCATCTTCGGCCTGCTGGGTGCGAGCGCCAAGCTCTCGCGCAGCCGCGCGGCGCAGACACTGGCCAAGGCCTATACGGTGATCTTCAGGGGCACGCCCGAGCTCGTCGTGCTGTTGCTGTTCTACTTCGGCACCGCCATCGTCCTGACCAGGATCGTGCATCTCTACGATCCGCAGATCAAATTCGTCGACATGCCGCCCTTCTGGGCCGGCGCGCTGGCGATCGGGCTGATCGTCGGCTCCTACATGACCGAGACTTTCCGCGGCGCCTTCCTCGGCGTTCCGCACGGGCAGGTCGAGGCTGCCTATGCGCTCGGCCTGACCAAGGGCCACACCTTCTTCTATGTGCGCATGCCCCAGATGTGGCGCCTCGCCTTGCCGAATTTCGGAAACCACATGCTCTCGGTCATGAAGGACACGGCGCTGATCTCCGTCATAGGCCTCGAGGAGATCGTCTTCGTCGGCGAGCTCGCGACCTCCGTCACGCATCAGCCCTTCCTGATGTACATGACGGTCGCCGTGATCTACCTCGCCATCACCACGGCCATCACCCTGCTGGTCTGGGCGCTGGAGCGCTATGCGAACCGCCACATGGAGGCGGCGCGATGA
- a CDS encoding ABC transporter substrate-binding protein encodes MAIRNWILSAAFAAVGALTAATAQAETLRVGMECTYAPFNYRTPGGEMAGYDVDVAKGVAELIKADLQYVCQQWDGMIPALLANKFDIIVASMSITDERLQKMDFSIPYRVSIGRFLGPKGKNLKLFDDAGKPIPAAFKGLTIGVERASTYAKWIEAKLPGTTIQLYDGAQAMLLDLRNGRVDIAITNPMKAYLDFLATEQGTKFEFVSPAIDEREFFGIGVGIGIRKGQDELRGRIDAALKTLIENGSLDKYSRKYFPFSISPENWKGVGQ; translated from the coding sequence ATGGCGATCAGGAACTGGATTCTGTCGGCGGCATTCGCAGCCGTTGGAGCTCTCACGGCGGCGACGGCCCAGGCGGAAACGCTCCGGGTCGGCATGGAATGCACATATGCACCGTTCAACTACCGCACGCCCGGCGGCGAGATGGCGGGCTACGACGTCGACGTGGCCAAGGGCGTCGCGGAGCTCATCAAGGCCGACCTGCAGTATGTCTGCCAGCAATGGGACGGCATGATCCCGGCGCTCCTCGCCAACAAGTTCGATATCATCGTCGCCTCGATGTCGATCACCGACGAACGTCTGCAGAAGATGGATTTCTCCATCCCCTACCGCGTCTCGATCGGCCGCTTCCTCGGCCCGAAAGGTAAGAACCTCAAGCTGTTCGACGATGCCGGCAAGCCGATCCCGGCCGCCTTCAAGGGCCTGACCATCGGCGTCGAGCGCGCCTCGACCTATGCGAAATGGATCGAGGCCAAGCTGCCGGGCACCACCATCCAGCTCTATGACGGCGCCCAGGCGATGCTGCTCGACCTGCGCAACGGCCGCGTCGACATCGCCATCACCAACCCGATGAAGGCCTATCTCGACTTCCTCGCCACCGAGCAGGGCACCAAGTTCGAATTCGTCTCGCCGGCGATCGACGAGCGCGAATTCTTCGGCATCGGTGTCGGCATCGGCATCCGCAAGGGCCAGGATGAGCTCAGGGGCCGGATCGACGCCGCCCTCAAGACGCTGATCGAAAACGGCTCGCTCGACAAATACAGCCGCAAATATTTCCCCTTCTCCATCAGCCCGGAAAACTGGAAGGGCGTCGGCCAGTAG
- a CDS encoding Aminotransferase: MKFVRMPIEIEAPEQLGYETIRRNLSESSVADRRLGDLNVNLNDVLLCYGDHKGSVDLRDTVAGLGKGLGAEDVLITAGASAALFIVATSLLDADQHLVVVRPNYATNIETPRAIGCGITFIDLDFESGFRLDLAKVEAAIRPNTKYVSVTYPHNPSGVMISEAELRELVALVERKGCLLLFDETYREMTFGSVLPVAASLSPRVISVSSLSKTYGIPGIRIGWLICKDPALMQTFLAAKEQIGISGSMIDEYVGYVALSQRQDWLGPNNALIRQGFEIVRDWIARDEFMEWVAPEGGCVCLPRIRPDVKIDLPAFYQRLYGVHGTYVGAGHWFEMPDNYFRIGFGWPTLTQLSEGLDGISASIRETLR; encoded by the coding sequence TTGAAATTCGTGCGCATGCCGATCGAAATCGAGGCACCGGAGCAGCTCGGCTACGAGACGATCCGACGCAACCTGTCGGAAAGCTCGGTCGCGGATCGGCGCCTGGGCGATCTCAACGTCAATCTGAACGACGTCCTCCTCTGCTATGGCGACCACAAGGGCAGCGTCGACCTGCGCGACACGGTGGCGGGCCTCGGAAAGGGCCTGGGCGCGGAGGACGTGCTGATCACCGCCGGCGCCTCGGCCGCGCTGTTCATCGTCGCGACGTCGCTGCTCGACGCCGACCAGCACCTCGTCGTGGTGCGCCCCAACTACGCCACCAACATCGAGACGCCGCGTGCGATCGGCTGCGGCATCACCTTCATCGACCTCGATTTCGAATCGGGCTTCCGGCTCGACCTCGCCAAGGTCGAAGCCGCGATCCGGCCGAACACGAAATATGTCTCGGTCACCTATCCGCACAATCCCAGCGGCGTGATGATCAGCGAGGCGGAGCTGCGCGAGCTCGTTGCCCTGGTCGAGCGCAAGGGCTGCCTGCTGCTCTTCGACGAGACCTATCGCGAGATGACGTTCGGGTCGGTGCTGCCGGTCGCCGCGTCGCTCAGCCCGCGCGTGATCAGCGTGTCGTCGCTGTCGAAGACCTACGGCATCCCCGGCATCCGGATCGGCTGGCTGATCTGCAAGGATCCGGCCCTGATGCAGACCTTTCTCGCCGCCAAGGAGCAGATCGGCATCTCGGGCAGCATGATCGACGAATATGTCGGCTATGTCGCCCTTTCGCAGCGCCAGGACTGGCTCGGACCGAACAACGCGCTGATCCGGCAGGGCTTCGAGATCGTGCGGGACTGGATCGCGCGCGACGAATTCATGGAATGGGTCGCGCCCGAAGGCGGCTGCGTCTGCCTGCCGCGCATCCGGCCCGATGTGAAGATCGACCTTCCCGCCTTCTACCAGCGCCTCTACGGCGTCCACGGCACCTATGTCGGGGCCGGGCACTGGTTCGAGATGCCTGATAATTATTTCCGCATCGGCTTCGGCTGGCCGACGCTGACCCAGCTCTCGGAAGGGCTGGACGGCATCTCGGCATCCATCCGTGAAACGCTGCGCTGA
- a CDS encoding HTH luxR-type domain-containing protein produces the protein MNADNLASRIAAFSQDAAKAIDRFDRSDAPYLLLDAINRVVPFKFAMSVVYRRHATPVYVADTFPDRTGKRALELYIEGTYLLNPVYNAYLAGLKAGVHRLRDLAPDAYFTSDHYRQFKVQQQTDEELGYRTYGWPAGMEELVVAVELPKNELAEISFYRRVSLGGFSDADCELLSVIEPLIGAIFRRIWQHCGKDSKPEARWTSFDALLGDFGKGQLSPRECDVAHMILKGHSSESISRNLGISVTTVKTHRQNLYAKLGLSTQQELFSLFLMSLQKQTGAEPTGARREASAG, from the coding sequence TTGAATGCGGACAATCTCGCGAGCAGGATCGCGGCATTCAGCCAGGATGCCGCGAAGGCGATCGATCGCTTCGATCGCTCCGACGCCCCCTATCTCCTGCTCGACGCCATCAATCGCGTGGTGCCGTTCAAATTCGCGATGTCGGTCGTCTACCGGCGCCATGCGACGCCGGTCTATGTCGCGGATACCTTTCCCGACCGGACCGGAAAGCGGGCGCTCGAACTCTATATCGAGGGCACCTACCTCCTGAATCCGGTCTACAACGCCTATCTCGCCGGCTTGAAGGCCGGCGTCCATCGCCTGCGGGACCTCGCGCCCGACGCCTATTTCACCTCCGACCACTACCGGCAGTTCAAGGTCCAGCAGCAGACCGACGAGGAGCTCGGCTATCGCACCTATGGCTGGCCGGCAGGGATGGAGGAGCTGGTCGTCGCCGTCGAGCTGCCGAAGAACGAACTGGCGGAAATCAGCTTCTACCGGCGCGTCAGCCTCGGCGGCTTCTCGGATGCCGATTGCGAGCTCCTGAGCGTGATCGAGCCGTTGATCGGCGCGATCTTCCGGCGCATCTGGCAGCATTGCGGCAAGGACAGCAAACCCGAGGCGCGCTGGACCTCCTTCGATGCCCTGCTCGGCGATTTCGGCAAGGGGCAGCTCAGCCCGCGCGAATGCGACGTCGCCCACATGATCCTCAAGGGTCATTCGAGCGAGTCGATCAGCCGCAATCTCGGGATTTCCGTCACGACGGTGAAGACGCACCGCCAGAATCTCTACGCCAAGCTCGGCCTCTCGACGCAGCAGGAACTCTTCTCGCTGTTCCTGATGTCCCTGCAGAAGCAGACGGGCGCCGAGCCCACCGGGGCCAGGCGCGAGGCCAGCGCGGGCTGA
- a CDS encoding Cysteine desulfurase: protein MNSQALPQSFPVESVRARFPALSQVSRPPIYLDNPAGTLVPQPVIDAVAGAMATASSNLGGFFAGSKRADAIWLDAHRAVADLLGAASEREIVIGQNMTTLTLHLSRSIGRLFKPGDEIVLTRMEHEGNVSPWLLLARDLGLTVKWLPFRRESWRIEPEDLAPLLGERTRLLALNFASNMTGSVNDVAALSAMAKQAGALVYVDAVQLVPHRLPDVGTLGCDLLACSSYKFFGPHLGMVWGREALLAGLEPYKVRCASDALPERFETGTPQTELLAGLAATVDYLAWLGEITGHGGTRRDKLLGAYRSFEAYENRLMLRLIEGLRQLPEISIQGISDPAQFVHRVPTISFTHRRISTHVFAEALAQREIYAWSGHNFALEPAHLLGLGEDEGVVRLGIAHYNTMEEVERTLAAITEIVGANTAVVA from the coding sequence ATGAACTCCCAGGCGCTGCCCCAGAGCTTTCCCGTCGAGAGCGTCCGCGCGCGCTTTCCCGCGCTGTCGCAGGTCTCCCGTCCACCGATCTACCTCGACAATCCGGCCGGAACGCTGGTTCCGCAGCCGGTGATCGACGCCGTGGCCGGGGCCATGGCGACGGCCAGCAGCAATCTCGGCGGCTTCTTCGCCGGCTCGAAGCGGGCCGACGCGATCTGGCTCGACGCGCACCGGGCGGTCGCCGACCTGCTCGGCGCGGCCTCCGAGCGGGAAATCGTCATCGGCCAGAACATGACGACGCTGACGCTGCACCTGTCGCGCTCGATCGGGCGCCTGTTCAAGCCCGGCGACGAGATCGTCCTGACCCGCATGGAGCATGAGGGCAATGTCTCGCCCTGGCTGCTGCTCGCCCGCGATCTCGGCCTGACGGTCAAATGGCTGCCGTTCCGCCGGGAGAGCTGGCGCATCGAGCCGGAGGATCTCGCCCCGCTGCTGGGCGAGCGGACGCGCCTGCTCGCCCTCAACTTCGCCAGCAACATGACCGGATCGGTGAACGACGTCGCGGCGCTGAGCGCCATGGCGAAGCAGGCGGGCGCCCTCGTCTATGTCGACGCCGTGCAGCTGGTCCCGCATCGCCTGCCCGATGTCGGAACCCTCGGCTGCGACCTGCTCGCCTGCTCCTCCTACAAGTTCTTCGGGCCGCATCTCGGGATGGTCTGGGGCCGCGAGGCCCTGCTCGCCGGGCTGGAACCCTACAAGGTGCGCTGCGCCAGCGATGCCTTGCCGGAGCGTTTCGAGACCGGCACGCCGCAGACCGAACTCCTGGCCGGCCTCGCCGCAACGGTCGATTATCTCGCCTGGCTGGGCGAGATCACCGGCCATGGCGGAACGCGCCGCGACAAGCTGCTCGGCGCCTATCGCAGCTTCGAGGCCTATGAGAACCGGCTGATGCTGCGCCTGATCGAAGGTCTCCGCCAGTTGCCGGAGATCTCGATCCAGGGCATCTCCGATCCGGCCCAATTCGTGCATCGCGTGCCGACGATCTCCTTCACCCATCGCCGGATCTCGACGCATGTCTTCGCCGAAGCCCTCGCACAGCGCGAGATCTACGCCTGGTCGGGCCATAATTTCGCACTGGAGCCCGCACACCTGCTCGGCCTTGGCGAGGACGAAGGCGTCGTGCGGCTCGGCATCGCCCACTACAACACCATGGAGGAGGTCGAGCGGACGCTTGCCGCGATCACCGAGATTGTTGGGGCCAACACCGCCGTGGTAGCCTGA